From Streptomyces sp. NBC_00683, one genomic window encodes:
- a CDS encoding SDR family NAD(P)-dependent oxidoreductase, giving the protein MTSSPAGASPAAPSAARFDGYAVLLTGAGRGIGAATAHRLAAEGAAVLVTDLDAGRAAHTAKEIGERGGTAESLACDVGDRAAVEAAVAHVVTAFGRLDVLVNNAYANHEDAPLFEDEADEFWDHTLDITLTGPYRCSRAALPHLVASGRGAIVNIGSVNGEQDFGGHAYSAAKAGLASLTRTLAGHAGPRGVRVNLIAPGTIRTEAWAGRDAELERASALYPLGRLGAPDDIASAVAFLASRDASWITGTTLRVDGGLLGVNTGFRNALSQVGETR; this is encoded by the coding sequence ATGACTTCTTCTCCCGCCGGTGCTTCCCCTGCCGCTCCTTCCGCTGCACGCTTCGACGGGTACGCCGTACTCCTCACGGGCGCCGGCCGGGGCATCGGCGCGGCCACGGCCCACCGGCTGGCGGCCGAGGGTGCGGCCGTACTCGTCACCGACCTGGACGCCGGCCGGGCCGCGCACACCGCGAAGGAGATAGGGGAACGGGGCGGCACCGCCGAGTCCCTGGCCTGCGACGTGGGCGACCGGGCCGCCGTCGAGGCGGCTGTCGCCCACGTGGTCACGGCCTTCGGCCGGCTCGACGTCCTGGTCAACAACGCCTACGCCAACCATGAGGACGCCCCCCTCTTCGAGGACGAGGCGGACGAATTCTGGGACCACACCCTCGACATCACCCTGACCGGCCCCTACCGCTGCTCCCGCGCCGCGCTGCCGCACCTGGTGGCGTCCGGGCGGGGCGCGATCGTCAACATCGGCTCGGTCAACGGGGAACAGGACTTCGGCGGCCACGCCTACAGCGCCGCCAAGGCGGGCCTGGCGAGCCTGACCCGGACGCTGGCCGGCCACGCGGGCCCGCGCGGGGTGCGCGTCAACCTCATCGCCCCGGGCACGATCCGCACGGAGGCCTGGGCCGGCCGCGACGCCGAACTGGAGCGGGCCAGCGCCCTCTACCCGCTCGGCCGGCTCGGCGCCCCGGACGACATCGCGTCCGCCGTCGCGTTCCTCGCCTCCCGCGACGCGTCCTGGATCACGGGGACGACACTGCGGGTGGACGGCGGACTGCTCGGCGTCAACACAGGCTTCCGCAACGCGTTGTCGCAGGTCGGGGAAACTCGCTAG
- a CDS encoding GNAT family N-acetyltransferase — MIDHGFSDRTGRRVTLREVDSGNWRAVADVAPLDSQRDHVPALAARYLLLSMREDTWHSLAVHAGDPALGHVMWARDDDGSYWIGGMLIDGPEQGKGIGRAVMRTLTAWLAEQDGCEVVRLSYAPGNTAAATLYTSLGFRPTDAVEDDEVVVELPARDAVVGPV; from the coding sequence ATGATTGATCACGGATTCTCGGACCGGACCGGCCGGCGCGTCACCCTGCGCGAGGTGGACAGCGGCAACTGGCGTGCGGTCGCCGATGTGGCCCCCCTGGACAGCCAGCGCGACCACGTCCCCGCGCTGGCTGCCCGGTACCTCCTGCTGTCGATGCGCGAGGACACCTGGCACTCGCTGGCCGTCCACGCCGGCGACCCGGCGCTCGGGCATGTGATGTGGGCCCGGGACGACGACGGCTCGTACTGGATCGGCGGCATGCTGATCGACGGCCCCGAGCAGGGCAAGGGCATCGGGCGCGCGGTCATGCGCACGCTCACCGCCTGGCTCGCGGAACAGGACGGCTGCGAGGTCGTCCGGCTGTCGTACGCCCCGGGCAACACCGCCGCGGCAACGCTCTACACCTCTCTCGGCTTCCGGCCCACGGACGCCGTCGAGGACGACGAGGTGGTCGTCGAACTGCCCGCACGGGACGCGGTTGTCGGACCCGTGTGA
- a CDS encoding DMT family transporter, whose product MTPLVAAAVLAAAITHASWNAIAHAIRDQLLSFTLISGGGALIGVLVACFVPLPAAGAWPYLFLSAGLHVAYMVLLMRSFTLGDFGQMYPIARGTAPLVVTVLAALFLGERPDAWATAGVAVASAGLVGLALWGIRGSGRRPHGPAVLAALATGLAIAGYTTVDGVGVRASGTPLGYIAWLMIVQGVAIPAYTYWRRRGELAAQLSPFMARGLVGASLSFAAYALVLWAQTKAPLAPIAALRESSIIVGAAIGTLFFKERFGAPRIAAAGLMVVGIGLMLHTS is encoded by the coding sequence GTGACCCCGCTGGTGGCGGCGGCCGTCCTGGCCGCCGCGATCACGCACGCCAGCTGGAACGCGATCGCGCACGCGATACGCGACCAGCTCCTGTCCTTCACCCTGATCTCCGGCGGCGGGGCGCTGATCGGGGTTCTCGTGGCCTGCTTCGTGCCGCTCCCGGCGGCCGGGGCCTGGCCGTACCTGTTCCTGTCCGCGGGCCTGCACGTGGCGTACATGGTGCTGCTGATGCGGTCGTTCACGCTGGGCGACTTCGGCCAGATGTATCCGATCGCCCGGGGCACGGCCCCCCTCGTGGTGACGGTCCTGGCCGCCCTCTTCCTCGGTGAGCGCCCGGACGCCTGGGCGACCGCGGGCGTCGCGGTGGCCTCGGCGGGGCTCGTCGGGCTGGCCCTGTGGGGGATCCGCGGTTCCGGCAGACGGCCGCACGGGCCCGCGGTCCTGGCGGCCCTCGCGACGGGTCTGGCGATCGCCGGGTACACGACGGTCGACGGGGTCGGGGTGCGCGCCTCGGGGACACCGCTCGGCTACATCGCCTGGCTGATGATCGTGCAGGGTGTGGCGATCCCGGCGTACACGTACTGGCGCCGGCGCGGTGAACTGGCCGCCCAGCTCTCCCCGTTCATGGCGCGTGGACTGGTGGGCGCGAGCCTGTCCTTCGCCGCGTACGCGCTCGTCCTGTGGGCGCAGACGAAGGCTCCGCTCGCCCCGATCGCCGCGCTGCGGGAGTCCTCGATCATCGTGGGAGCCGCGATAGGGACGCTGTTCTTCAAGGAACGCTTCGGCGCCCCACGGATCGCGGCCGCCGGGCTGATGGTCGTGGGCATCGGGCTCATGCTGCACACGAGTTGA
- a CDS encoding YbaK/EbsC family protein, whose protein sequence is MSTSDMTPTATPSDAHPRFAEALRELGLDVEVRRFPDATRTAVEAATAIGCELSQIVKSLIFEADGAPVLVLMDGSSRVDVERVRSELGAGKVKRAGADLVRETTGYAIGGVPPFGHVTRTRVLADRGLLDHAVVWAAAGTPHTVFPLDPKRVIEYAGGTLVDVRERTK, encoded by the coding sequence ATGAGCACATCCGACATGACCCCCACCGCGACCCCGTCCGACGCCCACCCCCGGTTCGCCGAGGCCCTGCGTGAGCTGGGTCTCGACGTCGAGGTACGCCGCTTCCCCGACGCCACCCGCACCGCGGTCGAGGCCGCCACGGCGATCGGCTGCGAGCTCAGCCAGATCGTCAAGTCGCTGATCTTCGAGGCGGACGGCGCCCCGGTCCTCGTCCTCATGGACGGTTCGTCCCGGGTGGACGTCGAGCGCGTACGGAGCGAGCTGGGCGCCGGAAAGGTCAAGCGGGCCGGGGCCGACCTGGTCCGGGAGACCACGGGGTACGCGATCGGCGGCGTACCGCCCTTCGGCCACGTCACGAGGACCCGGGTACTGGCCGACCGCGGCCTGCTCGACCACGCGGTGGTGTGGGCCGCGGCGGGCACCCCGCACACCGTCTTCCCGCTCGACCCGAAGCGCGTGATCGAGTACGCGGGCGGCACGCTGGTGGACGTGCGCGAGCGGACGAAGTGA
- a CDS encoding penicillin-binding transpeptidase domain-containing protein: MRSGAKVAVVGGVFVLVAGGLGYGVYNVVLGGGEAGGTESASASSEVRTGPPSKSEIEETAKGFLKAWASGDAAAAALLTNNEDVAGPLLTGYSEAAHVTKAVITPGPAVGTKVPYTVKATVSYEGKTKPWSYASELTVVRGLTTGKALVDWQPTVIHPQLTEGASLKTGESSTAAIEAVDHNGKVLDKEKYPSLGPILDSLREKYGDSTGGSPGIETWIEPADTQLPDTTLLTLAKGKPGRLQTTLDAGAQAAAEKAVKQFSGASVVAVKPSTGSIRAVANNPATGFNAAMQGEQAPGSTMKIVTAAMLIEKGLASANSPIECPKDVMYQGNTFHNLKYFSLPDTDTFTTSFARSCNTAFIKKIDDVNDDAALAKEARDVFGIGLNWKTGVVSVDGSVPEASGGVAAAQYIGQGTVQMNALNMASITATARNGTFRQPVLVPRELDDRQLAVASRSLSQNVTRQLNDMMRATASWGTGKAAMSSVRGDKGAKTGSAEVDGQGTSNSWFTGFNNDLAAAAVVQSGGHGGDAAGPVVAAVLRAGS; the protein is encoded by the coding sequence ATGCGCAGTGGAGCGAAAGTCGCCGTTGTGGGCGGGGTGTTCGTGCTTGTGGCCGGAGGACTCGGCTACGGCGTGTACAACGTGGTGCTGGGGGGCGGTGAGGCCGGCGGTACGGAGTCCGCGTCGGCGTCCTCCGAGGTGCGGACGGGACCGCCCAGCAAGTCCGAGATCGAGGAGACCGCGAAAGGGTTCCTCAAGGCATGGGCGTCCGGCGACGCGGCGGCCGCCGCCCTGCTCACCAACAACGAGGACGTCGCCGGGCCGCTGCTGACCGGCTACAGCGAAGCGGCCCACGTCACCAAGGCGGTGATCACTCCGGGCCCGGCCGTCGGCACGAAGGTCCCGTACACGGTGAAGGCCACGGTGTCGTACGAGGGGAAGACCAAGCCCTGGTCGTACGCCTCCGAACTGACCGTCGTACGCGGCCTGACCACGGGCAAGGCCCTCGTCGACTGGCAGCCCACGGTGATCCACCCCCAGCTGACCGAGGGCGCGTCGCTGAAGACCGGCGAGTCCTCGACGGCGGCGATCGAGGCCGTCGACCACAACGGCAAGGTGCTCGACAAGGAGAAGTACCCGTCGCTCGGGCCGATCCTGGACAGCCTGCGCGAGAAGTACGGCGACAGCACCGGCGGCTCTCCGGGCATCGAGACCTGGATCGAGCCCGCGGACACGCAGCTTCCCGACACGACGCTGCTGACCCTCGCCAAGGGGAAGCCCGGCCGGCTGCAGACGACGCTCGACGCCGGCGCCCAGGCGGCGGCCGAGAAGGCGGTCAAGCAGTTCAGCGGGGCGTCGGTGGTCGCTGTGAAGCCGTCCACCGGGTCGATCCGCGCGGTGGCCAACAACCCGGCGACCGGCTTCAACGCGGCGATGCAGGGCGAGCAGGCGCCCGGTTCCACGATGAAGATCGTGACGGCCGCGATGCTCATCGAGAAGGGGCTCGCCTCGGCGAACAGCCCGATCGAGTGCCCCAAGGACGTGATGTACCAGGGGAACACCTTCCACAACCTGAAGTACTTCTCGCTGCCGGACACGGACACGTTCACCACGAGCTTCGCCCGCTCCTGCAACACGGCCTTCATCAAGAAGATCGACGATGTGAACGACGACGCCGCGCTCGCCAAGGAGGCCCGGGACGTCTTCGGGATCGGCCTCAACTGGAAGACGGGTGTCGTCTCGGTCGACGGGAGTGTGCCCGAGGCGAGCGGTGGAGTGGCGGCGGCTCAGTACATCGGCCAGGGCACCGTCCAGATGAACGCGCTCAACATGGCGTCCATCACCGCCACCGCCCGCAACGGAACGTTCCGCCAGCCCGTCCTCGTGCCGCGCGAACTGGACGACCGTCAGCTCGCCGTGGCCTCCCGCTCGCTGTCGCAGAACGTCACCCGGCAGCTGAACGACATGATGCGGGCCACCGCCTCCTGGGGCACCGGCAAGGCGGCCATGTCCTCGGTCCGCGGCGACAAGGGCGCCAAGACCGGCTCCGCCGAGGTCGACGGGCAGGGCACGTCCAACAGCTGGTTCACCGGCTTCAACAACGACCTCGCGGCCGCCGCGGTCGTCCAGTCCGGCGGCCACGGCGGCGACGCGGCCGGTCCGGTGGTGGCGGCGGTCCTGCGGGCCGGTTCCTGA
- a CDS encoding dolichyl-phosphate-mannose--protein mannosyltransferase, whose amino-acid sequence MTSTAPEAQQGHDAGNDAGDQPPSWQQRLRRFGHSPRPGTGLRERLVPPYTRPGGQFWDVLAVPPTLANHLVRWSAWGGPLLVALVAGVLRFWNLGSPKAVIFDETYYAKDAWALVNQGYEGAWPKDVDKLILKDPSSVDIPVDPGYVVHPPVGKWIIGFGEQVFGFTPFGWRFMVALLGTVSVLMLCRIGRRLFRSTFLGCLAGTLLAVDGLHFVMSRTALLDLVLMFFVLAAFGCFLIDRDWARRRLAAALPVDEDGVLRPDAHVAETLRLGWRPWRITAGVMLGLAFATKWNGLYILAAFGVMAVLWDVGARRTAGAAQPYRAVVLRDLLPAFVSTVPVAIGTYLVSWTGWIVTDKGYYRNWAATEGKGGSWTWLPDWLRSLWHYENQVYEFHVGLTSGHTYQSNPWSWIVLGRPVSYFYEEKTGCLTSETGKCAREVLAIGTPLLWWAGCVALLYVLWRWFFRRDWRAGAIACGVAAGWVPWFFYQERTIFLFYAVVFVPFLCLAVTMMIGALLGPAAGTGTKHELGLSTGDPTGERRRTLGAIAAGVLVLLIVWNFVYFWPLYTGTSLPENSWRDRMWLDSWV is encoded by the coding sequence GTGACGAGTACTGCGCCCGAAGCCCAGCAGGGCCACGACGCCGGGAACGACGCCGGCGACCAGCCGCCTTCCTGGCAGCAGCGGCTGCGCCGCTTCGGCCATTCCCCGCGGCCGGGAACGGGGCTGCGCGAGCGGCTGGTTCCGCCGTACACCCGCCCGGGAGGCCAGTTCTGGGACGTGCTCGCCGTGCCCCCGACCTTGGCGAACCACCTGGTCCGCTGGTCCGCCTGGGGCGGGCCGCTGCTGGTGGCACTGGTGGCCGGGGTGCTGCGGTTCTGGAACCTGGGCAGCCCCAAGGCGGTGATATTCGACGAGACGTACTACGCCAAGGACGCCTGGGCGCTCGTCAACCAGGGGTACGAGGGCGCCTGGCCCAAGGACGTCGACAAGCTGATCCTCAAGGACCCGTCCTCGGTGGACATCCCGGTGGACCCCGGCTACGTCGTGCATCCGCCGGTCGGCAAGTGGATCATCGGTTTCGGCGAGCAGGTCTTCGGCTTCACACCGTTCGGCTGGCGGTTCATGGTGGCGCTGCTCGGCACCGTCTCCGTGCTGATGCTGTGCCGCATCGGCCGGCGGCTCTTCCGCTCGACGTTCCTGGGCTGTCTCGCGGGCACGCTGCTGGCCGTGGACGGGCTGCACTTCGTGATGAGCCGCACGGCCCTGCTCGACCTCGTGCTCATGTTCTTCGTGCTCGCGGCGTTCGGCTGCTTCCTCATCGACCGTGACTGGGCCCGCCGCAGGCTGGCCGCCGCGCTGCCGGTCGACGAGGACGGCGTACTGCGCCCGGACGCCCATGTCGCCGAAACGCTCCGCCTCGGCTGGCGCCCGTGGCGGATCACCGCCGGCGTGATGCTCGGCCTGGCCTTCGCGACCAAGTGGAACGGGCTGTACATCCTCGCCGCGTTCGGTGTGATGGCGGTGCTGTGGGACGTGGGCGCGCGGCGCACGGCGGGTGCGGCGCAGCCGTACCGGGCCGTGGTCCTGCGGGACCTGCTGCCCGCGTTCGTCTCGACGGTGCCGGTCGCGATCGGCACGTACCTCGTCTCGTGGACCGGCTGGATCGTCACGGACAAGGGCTACTACCGCAACTGGGCGGCCACCGAGGGCAAGGGCGGCAGCTGGACCTGGCTGCCGGACTGGCTGCGCAGCCTGTGGCACTACGAGAACCAGGTGTACGAGTTCCATGTCGGCCTGACCTCGGGCCACACGTACCAGTCCAATCCGTGGAGCTGGATCGTCCTGGGCCGCCCCGTCTCGTACTTCTACGAGGAGAAGACGGGCTGCCTCACGTCGGAGACCGGCAAGTGCGCCCGCGAGGTGCTGGCGATCGGCACCCCGCTGCTGTGGTGGGCGGGGTGCGTGGCGCTGCTGTACGTGCTGTGGCGCTGGTTCTTCCGCCGCGACTGGCGCGCGGGCGCGATCGCGTGCGGTGTGGCGGCGGGCTGGGTGCCCTGGTTCTTCTACCAGGAGCGGACGATCTTCCTCTTCTACGCGGTCGTGTTCGTGCCGTTCCTGTGCCTGGCGGTGACGATGATGATCGGCGCCCTGCTGGGCCCGGCGGCCGGCACCGGGACCAAGCACGAACTGGGCCTGAGCACCGGTGATCCCACCGGCGAGCGCAGACGGACGCTGGGAGCGATCGCGGCGGGCGTGCTGGTGCTGTTGATCGTCTGGAACTTCGTCTATTTCTGGCCGCTCTACACGGGGACATCGCTTCCGGAGAACTCCTGGCGGGACCGGATGTGGCTGGACAGCTGGGTGTAG
- the rsmI gene encoding 16S rRNA (cytidine(1402)-2'-O)-methyltransferase, producing MADVTGTTGTLVLAGTPIGDVADAPPRLATELETADVVAAEDTRRLRRLTQALGIHTTGRVVSYFEGNESARTPELVEALVNGARVLLVTDAGMPSVSDPGYRLVAAAVEKDIKVTAVPGPSAVLTALALSGLPVDRFCFEGFLPRKAGERLGKLREVAGERRTMVFFEAPHRLDDTLAAMAEVFGAARRAAVCRELTKTYEEVKRGPLGELAQWAAEGVRGEITVVVEGATDTGNEGLDAAELVRRVQVREEAGERRKEAIAAVAADVGLPKREVFDAVVAAKNAARTGPA from the coding sequence ATGGCCGATGTGACTGGAACGACTGGAACGCTCGTACTGGCAGGGACCCCCATCGGCGACGTGGCGGACGCCCCGCCACGCCTCGCCACCGAACTGGAGACGGCCGATGTCGTGGCCGCCGAGGACACCCGGAGGCTGCGCAGGCTCACCCAGGCGCTCGGCATCCATACGACGGGGCGTGTCGTCTCCTACTTCGAGGGCAACGAGTCGGCGCGTACGCCGGAACTCGTCGAGGCGCTGGTGAACGGCGCGCGTGTCCTGCTGGTCACCGACGCCGGAATGCCGTCCGTCTCCGACCCCGGGTACCGGCTCGTCGCCGCGGCCGTGGAGAAGGACATCAAGGTCACCGCGGTACCGGGGCCGTCCGCGGTACTGACCGCGCTCGCGCTGTCCGGCCTGCCGGTCGACCGGTTCTGCTTCGAGGGCTTCCTGCCCCGCAAGGCCGGCGAGCGGCTGGGGAAGCTGCGCGAGGTCGCCGGGGAGCGCCGCACGATGGTCTTCTTCGAGGCGCCGCACCGGCTGGACGACACCCTGGCCGCGATGGCCGAGGTGTTCGGCGCGGCCCGCAGGGCCGCCGTGTGCCGTGAGCTGACCAAGACGTACGAGGAAGTGAAGCGCGGGCCGCTCGGCGAGCTGGCGCAGTGGGCGGCCGAAGGAGTGCGCGGCGAGATCACCGTTGTGGTCGAGGGCGCCACCGACACCGGGAACGAGGGGCTGGACGCCGCCGAGCTGGTGCGCAGGGTGCAGGTGCGCGAGGAGGCGGGGGAGCGGCGCAAGGAGGCCATCGCGGCGGTCGCCGCCGATGTGGGCCTGCCCAAGCGCGAGGTGTTCGATGCGGTCGTCGCGGCAAAGAACGCGGCCAGGACCGGCCCCGCGTAG
- a CDS encoding TatD family hydrolase, with product MSRTEAPPLPEPLRVPVADSHTHLDMQDGTVEEGLARAAAVNVTAVVQVGCDVKGSRWAAETAAAHASVHASVALHPNEAPRIVHGDPDGSARQGVREPGGRAALDEALAEIDALAALDHVRGVGETGLDYFRTGPEGMAAQEESFRAHIEIAKRHGKALVIHDRDAHTDVLRILADAGAPERTVFHCYSGDADMARICAAAGYFMSFAGNVTFKNAQPLRDALAAAPTELVLVETDAPFLTPAPYRGRPNAPYLIPVTLRAMAEVRGTDEDALAAAVYDNTARAFDF from the coding sequence ATGAGCCGTACGGAAGCCCCGCCGCTGCCCGAACCCCTCAGGGTTCCGGTCGCCGATTCGCACACCCACCTGGACATGCAGGACGGAACCGTCGAGGAGGGCCTGGCCCGGGCCGCGGCGGTCAATGTGACCGCGGTCGTCCAGGTCGGCTGCGACGTGAAGGGCTCGCGCTGGGCCGCCGAGACCGCGGCGGCCCACGCCTCCGTGCACGCCTCCGTCGCCCTGCACCCCAACGAGGCGCCGCGCATCGTGCACGGGGACCCGGACGGCTCGGCGCGCCAGGGGGTCCGGGAGCCGGGCGGCAGGGCGGCACTGGACGAGGCGCTCGCCGAGATCGACGCACTGGCCGCCCTCGACCACGTACGCGGCGTCGGAGAGACCGGGCTCGACTACTTCCGCACCGGCCCCGAGGGCATGGCCGCCCAGGAGGAGTCCTTCCGGGCCCACATCGAGATCGCCAAGCGGCACGGCAAGGCCCTGGTCATCCACGACCGCGACGCGCACACGGACGTGCTGCGCATCCTCGCCGACGCGGGCGCACCGGAGCGGACCGTCTTCCACTGCTACTCCGGTGACGCCGACATGGCCCGGATCTGCGCGGCGGCCGGGTACTTCATGTCCTTCGCGGGCAACGTCACCTTCAAGAACGCCCAGCCGCTGCGCGACGCCCTGGCCGCCGCTCCGACGGAGCTCGTCCTCGTCGAGACGGACGCGCCCTTCCTCACCCCCGCCCCGTACCGCGGACGGCCCAACGCGCCCTACCTCATTCCGGTGACGCTCCGTGCGATGGCCGAGGTGCGGGGGACGGACGAGGACGCCCTGGCCGCCGCGGTCTACGACAACACGGCGCGCGCGTTCGATTTCTGA
- a CDS encoding ubiquitin-like domain-containing protein, whose protein sequence is MGHSQGSHRAPRAGRRTKEVPAPAAPRSLHEERTIVAGIWPGALPVHDPTVLDTPLVPRQTTAPDPTTGRRAARRAAAARHRSAPESLQGLLTQALVVAVLAGGTSAFLAQDKAIELSIDGEPRTVHTFADDVGELLDDRGVAVGARDLVAPAPGTGLDNGDEVVVHRETRPAAGGGPRPPQRP, encoded by the coding sequence GTGGGCCATTCGCAGGGCAGTCATCGCGCACCACGCGCCGGTCGTCGGACGAAGGAGGTCCCGGCCCCGGCGGCACCGCGCTCCCTCCACGAGGAGCGGACGATCGTCGCCGGAATCTGGCCGGGCGCCCTGCCGGTGCACGACCCGACGGTGCTCGACACACCCCTGGTGCCCCGGCAGACGACGGCCCCTGACCCGACGACGGGGCGCAGGGCCGCTCGGCGAGCGGCGGCCGCCAGGCACCGGAGCGCCCCCGAGAGCCTGCAGGGGCTCCTCACGCAGGCTCTCGTCGTGGCCGTCCTGGCCGGCGGCACCTCCGCGTTCCTCGCCCAGGACAAGGCCATCGAGCTCAGCATCGACGGCGAGCCGCGCACCGTGCACACCTTCGCGGACGACGTCGGTGAACTCCTGGACGACCGGGGCGTCGCGGTCGGCGCCCGCGACCTCGTCGCACCGGCCCCCGGCACCGGCCTCGACAACGGCGACGAGGTCGTCGTGCACCGCGAGACCCGGCCGGCAGCGGGGGGCGGGCCCCGGCCCCCGCAGCGGCCGTAG
- the rsmA gene encoding 16S rRNA (adenine(1518)-N(6)/adenine(1519)-N(6))-dimethyltransferase RsmA — protein sequence MSTTEPDALLGPADIRELAAALGVRPTKQRGQNFVIDANTVRRIVRTAEVRPDDVVVEVGPGLGSLTLALLEAADRVVAVEIDDVLAGALPATVAARLPGRADRFALVHSDAMLVTELPGPAPTALVANLPYNVAVPVLLTMLERFPTIERTLVMVQAEVADRLAAGPGNKVYGVPSVKANWYAHVKRAGSIGRTVFWPAPNVDSGLVSLVRRTEPIRTTASRAEVFAVVDAAFAQRRKTLRAALAGWAGSAPAAEAALVAAGVSPQARGEALTVEEFAAIAENRPEPSA from the coding sequence GTGAGCACCACAGAGCCCGACGCCCTCCTGGGCCCCGCAGACATCCGCGAGCTGGCCGCAGCACTGGGCGTACGCCCCACGAAGCAGCGCGGCCAGAACTTCGTCATCGACGCCAACACGGTCCGCAGGATCGTCCGGACCGCCGAGGTGCGGCCCGACGACGTGGTGGTCGAGGTCGGGCCCGGCCTGGGCTCCCTGACCCTGGCCCTGCTGGAGGCGGCCGACCGGGTCGTCGCCGTCGAGATCGACGACGTGCTCGCGGGCGCGCTGCCGGCCACCGTCGCGGCCCGGCTCCCGGGGCGGGCCGACCGCTTCGCACTGGTCCACTCGGACGCGATGCTCGTGACGGAACTGCCCGGCCCCGCGCCCACCGCGCTGGTCGCGAACCTTCCGTACAACGTCGCCGTACCGGTCCTGCTCACCATGCTGGAGCGCTTCCCCACCATCGAGCGGACGCTCGTGATGGTGCAGGCCGAGGTCGCCGACCGGCTGGCCGCCGGACCGGGCAACAAGGTCTACGGAGTGCCGTCGGTCAAGGCCAACTGGTACGCCCACGTCAAGCGCGCCGGATCCATCGGGCGCACGGTCTTCTGGCCCGCGCCGAACGTCGACTCGGGGCTGGTCTCCCTGGTGCGGCGGACCGAGCCGATCAGGACCACGGCGAGCAGGGCCGAGGTGTTCGCCGTCGTCGACGCCGCCTTCGCCCAGCGCCGCAAGACACTGCGCGCGGCCCTCGCCGGGTGGGCGGGCTCCGCGCCCGCCGCCGAGGCCGCCCTGGTCGCCGCGGGAGTCTCACCGCAGGCACGCGGCGAGGCGCTGACGGTCGAGGAGTTCGCCGCCATCGCCGAGAACAGGCCGGAGCCCTCCGCATGA
- a CDS encoding 4-(cytidine 5'-diphospho)-2-C-methyl-D-erythritol kinase, giving the protein MTRSVTVRVPAKVNAQLAVGAARPDGFHDLANVFLAVGLYDEVTVTRAEALRVTCSGPDAAQVPLDATNLAARAAIALAERHGIAPDVHIHIAKDIPVAGGMAGGSADGAAALLACDALWSTGSTREELLAICAELGSDVPFSLVGGAALGVGRGEQLTPVDVGGTFHWVFAVADGGLSTPAVYGEFDRLTAGTQVPGPTASAALLDALRAGDSAALAGALSNDLQAAALSLRPSLADTLAAGTAAGALAALVSGSGPTTAFLVADAGSAEKVADALLTSGTCRSARAAVSPAPGASVQRP; this is encoded by the coding sequence ATGACCCGCAGCGTCACCGTCCGCGTCCCCGCCAAGGTCAACGCGCAGCTCGCGGTGGGCGCGGCGCGCCCCGACGGCTTCCACGACCTGGCCAATGTCTTCCTCGCCGTCGGCCTGTACGACGAGGTCACCGTCACCCGCGCCGAAGCCCTGCGCGTCACCTGCTCGGGCCCCGACGCCGCCCAGGTACCGCTCGACGCCACCAACCTCGCGGCCCGTGCCGCGATCGCCCTGGCCGAACGGCACGGCATCGCCCCCGATGTGCACATCCACATCGCCAAGGACATCCCCGTCGCGGGCGGCATGGCGGGCGGCAGCGCCGACGGGGCAGCCGCCCTGCTGGCCTGCGACGCCCTGTGGTCCACCGGCTCGACCCGGGAGGAGCTGCTCGCCATCTGCGCCGAACTGGGCAGCGACGTGCCGTTCAGCCTGGTCGGCGGGGCGGCCCTCGGGGTCGGGCGCGGTGAACAGCTGACCCCCGTCGACGTCGGCGGCACCTTCCACTGGGTCTTCGCGGTGGCCGACGGCGGACTCTCCACCCCCGCTGTGTACGGCGAGTTCGACCGGCTCACCGCCGGTACGCAGGTGCCCGGGCCGACGGCGTCGGCCGCGCTCCTCGACGCGCTGCGCGCCGGGGACTCCGCCGCGCTCGCCGGCGCCCTGAGCAACGACCTCCAGGCCGCCGCGCTCTCACTGCGGCCGTCGCTGGCCGACACCCTGGCGGCGGGCACCGCCGCGGGCGCCCTGGCCGCGCTGGTCTCGGGTTCCGGGCCGACCACCGCGTTCCTGGTGGCGGACGCGGGGTCCGCGGAGAAGGTGGCCGACGCGCTGCTGACGTCGGGCACCTGCCGCAGCGCCCGGGCCGCTGTGTCCCCGGCACCGGGGGCATCGGTTCAACGGCCGTAG